One Streptomyces sp. NBC_00554 DNA segment encodes these proteins:
- a CDS encoding cyclase family protein has product MTSQINAISEVDRLADTLHGFNIVDLSHTLELGIPTFPTHPKYIIADYTSMDDVAEFKQLIMCDHSGTHIDSPSHFVPDPEDPRRISTADLSVSQLIGRAVVMTFGPFEATSHHISLEDVQAWEEANEPVCDGDIVIINTGWAKRWTTIPEGFDYLRGWPGLSGEASSYLRGKNIKAVGIDCISIDPGDVSGDDLKAHYEFLPNGVLVLENLTNLDGLPPVVLFAALPLKIAGGTGSPVRAVALVAKGDSRA; this is encoded by the coding sequence CCCTGCACGGCTTCAACATCGTCGACCTGAGCCACACCCTCGAACTCGGCATCCCCACCTTCCCGACGCATCCGAAGTACATCATCGCCGACTACACGTCGATGGACGACGTCGCGGAATTCAAGCAGCTCATCATGTGCGACCACTCCGGCACGCACATCGACTCCCCCTCCCACTTCGTCCCCGATCCCGAGGACCCCAGGCGGATCTCGACCGCCGACCTGAGCGTGTCCCAGCTGATCGGCCGCGCCGTGGTGATGACGTTCGGCCCGTTCGAGGCCACCAGCCACCACATCAGCCTTGAGGACGTGCAGGCCTGGGAGGAGGCCAACGAGCCGGTCTGTGACGGTGACATCGTCATCATCAACACCGGCTGGGCCAAGCGCTGGACGACGATCCCCGAGGGCTTCGACTACCTGCGCGGCTGGCCGGGCCTGAGCGGTGAGGCGTCCTCCTATCTGCGCGGCAAGAACATCAAGGCCGTCGGTATCGACTGCATCAGCATCGACCCCGGTGACGTCTCCGGCGACGACCTGAAGGCGCACTACGAGTTCCTGCCCAATGGCGTCCTGGTCCTGGAGAACCTGACCAACCTCGATGGCCTGCCCCCGGTCGTCCTGTTCGCCGCGCTGCCCCTGAAGATCGCAGGCGGCACCGGCTCGCCGGTCCGCGCGGTCGCTCTCGTCGCCAAGGGAGACTCCCGTGCCTGA
- a CDS encoding substrate-binding domain-containing protein: MRCSAIRLTVCAAMLSLAACGTLNPTSSSDDTTLVKGDNITVGVLMPDKSSTRYDQFDVPIIKKKVASLTDGHGKVAYANAASDAGKQTSQMEKMITDGVDVIVLDAVDTHAIAGTVRKAKAAGIPVIAYERLAEGPVDGHVTFDNAMVGEVQGRSLVEALGAGIDPSAKVVMLNGSPSDPNARQFEQGAVSEMNGRVTVVASYDIMNWSPQIAQTRMTKALTQYGAADVAAVYAANDAMAAGVLAAYRAAGVTAIPPITGQDAELAAIQRLLTGEQYMTVYKPYADEAETAAEAAVTKIQGRSIEFDALQPDTVDSPTDKDIPANFVSVAQVTKENIKNTVVADGIYQISDICTAKYKTACKDAGLI; the protein is encoded by the coding sequence ATGCGCTGTAGCGCCATACGTCTGACCGTCTGTGCCGCCATGTTGTCGCTGGCCGCCTGCGGGACGCTCAACCCCACGTCAAGCAGCGATGACACCACCCTGGTCAAGGGCGACAACATCACGGTCGGAGTGCTGATGCCGGATAAGTCCAGCACCCGCTACGACCAGTTCGACGTACCGATCATCAAGAAGAAGGTCGCCTCCCTCACCGACGGCCACGGCAAGGTCGCTTACGCAAACGCCGCCTCCGACGCAGGCAAGCAGACAAGCCAGATGGAAAAGATGATCACCGACGGAGTCGACGTCATCGTCCTGGACGCCGTCGACACACACGCCATCGCCGGCACCGTCCGCAAGGCCAAGGCCGCAGGCATCCCCGTCATCGCCTACGAGCGCTTGGCCGAAGGGCCGGTCGACGGACACGTCACCTTCGACAACGCCATGGTCGGCGAGGTGCAGGGCCGCTCACTCGTGGAAGCCCTGGGGGCCGGCATCGACCCGTCGGCGAAGGTTGTCATGCTGAATGGCTCCCCGTCGGATCCCAACGCCCGTCAGTTCGAGCAGGGTGCCGTGTCGGAGATGAACGGCAGAGTGACCGTCGTCGCCTCCTACGACATCATGAACTGGAGCCCGCAGATAGCCCAGACCCGCATGACGAAGGCCCTCACGCAGTACGGTGCGGCGGATGTCGCGGCGGTCTATGCGGCCAACGACGCCATGGCCGCAGGCGTCCTCGCGGCGTACCGGGCCGCAGGAGTCACCGCCATTCCGCCGATCACCGGCCAGGACGCGGAACTCGCCGCCATACAGCGCCTCCTCACTGGCGAGCAGTACATGACGGTTTACAAGCCCTACGCCGACGAGGCGGAGACCGCAGCCGAGGCAGCCGTCACCAAGATCCAGGGCCGCAGCATCGAGTTCGATGCCCTTCAGCCCGACACCGTGGACAGTCCCACCGACAAGGACATCCCCGCAAACTTCGTGTCCGTGGCCCAGGTGACCAAGGAGAACATCAAGAACACCGTCGTCGCTGACGGCATCTATCAGATCTCCGACATCTGCACCGCGAAGTACAAGACTGCATGCAAGGACGCCGGCCTTATCTGA
- a CDS encoding LacI family DNA-binding transcriptional regulator produces the protein MARVSGSDRRVSLHDVAAHAQVAVSTVSRYLNGALQLSPETEARVLRAMEAVGYTRSVSTPRGPARPRGVLGLVVPQIGNAYFARIAEQFVTAAEGHGYQALIASTSSHARKQNDYVELLRDKNLDGLVYVGNFGFNKALSALIEDGLPVVLLDEALSVTPAADAVLVDDYSGAYQATAHLTALGHQRIALLTGPPALRSVQERRRGWADALERAGIDPAAQITFSGSFTEEFGAGTLTHLLAAAPAPTAVFAASDAIAIGLMTGARALNVRIPADLSVVGFDDVPAASYVQPRLTTVHTPLEVMAARAVTALIDRIDHPDRPPAMEKTPVTLVIGGTAAAPA, from the coding sequence ATGGCACGGGTGTCCGGTTCTGACAGACGGGTGAGTCTGCATGATGTGGCCGCGCACGCTCAGGTCGCCGTTTCCACTGTCTCCCGCTATCTCAACGGGGCGCTGCAGTTGAGTCCGGAGACGGAAGCCCGGGTGCTGCGCGCGATGGAAGCCGTGGGCTACACGCGATCTGTCAGTACGCCTCGCGGCCCGGCCCGGCCGCGAGGTGTGCTGGGGCTGGTGGTGCCGCAGATCGGCAATGCCTACTTCGCGCGGATCGCGGAGCAGTTCGTGACTGCGGCCGAAGGCCACGGCTACCAGGCTCTGATTGCCTCGACGTCCAGCCATGCCCGCAAGCAGAACGACTATGTGGAACTGCTTCGCGACAAGAACCTCGACGGGCTCGTGTACGTCGGCAACTTCGGCTTCAACAAGGCCCTTTCCGCACTGATCGAAGACGGTCTGCCCGTCGTTCTGCTGGACGAAGCGCTTTCGGTGACGCCCGCAGCGGATGCGGTGCTCGTCGACGACTACTCCGGGGCTTACCAGGCCACAGCCCATCTGACCGCGCTGGGGCATCAGCGCATCGCCCTTCTCACTGGTCCGCCCGCGCTGCGGTCAGTGCAGGAACGCCGTCGTGGCTGGGCAGACGCCCTTGAGCGAGCCGGTATCGACCCGGCGGCACAGATTACGTTCAGCGGGTCGTTCACCGAGGAATTCGGGGCCGGCACCCTGACGCATCTTCTAGCCGCCGCCCCGGCCCCCACCGCGGTGTTCGCGGCCAGTGACGCCATTGCCATCGGGCTCATGACCGGTGCACGTGCGCTTAACGTCCGTATTCCGGCGGACCTGTCTGTCGTCGGCTTCGATGACGTCCCCGCAGCGTCCTACGTCCAGCCGCGGCTGACCACAGTGCACACACCGCTTGAGGTGATGGCTGCCAGGGCCGTCACGGCGCTGATCGACCGCATCGACCATCCCGACCGGCCGCCGGCGATGGAGAAAACGCCCGTCACGCTGGTCATCGGCGGCACGGCCGCAGCACCGGCGTAG
- a CDS encoding ISAs1 family transposase: MPADASSLIPPALDQLREHPEVASQEVPGLLERLAEVPDPRDSRGVRHRLAVVLALTACAVLAGATSLLAVGEWIADAPPLVLEQVGARTDPLLPRRVLPSETTVRRLLGRIDADALDRAVGHWLADRCPKPAGLRGLAVDGKTLRGAARAKGRKIHLLAALDHTTGLVLAQLDVGEKTNEITCFQPLLDTVADLAKTVVTSDAMHTQHEHATYLLGRRAHYIVIVKGNQKKLRRQLKSLPWKDIPLQGRTRGIGHGRSEIRRIKVATVNSLPFPGTRQAVQIKRRRTNRKTGRTTIKTVYAVTSLTAEQATPAELAQLVRDHWKIEALHHVRDTTFAEDASQVRTGNAPRAMATWRNLAIGALRTAGAKNIAAGLRHNARNPHRPLTLLGLG; the protein is encoded by the coding sequence GTGCCTGCCGACGCATCATCGCTGATCCCGCCTGCCCTTGACCAACTCCGGGAGCATCCCGAGGTCGCATCGCAGGAGGTTCCGGGCCTGCTGGAGCGGCTGGCCGAGGTGCCGGACCCGCGTGATTCGCGCGGGGTGCGTCATCGTCTGGCCGTCGTGCTCGCGCTCACCGCGTGTGCCGTACTGGCCGGAGCGACCTCGCTGCTGGCGGTTGGCGAGTGGATCGCCGATGCCCCGCCACTCGTGCTGGAACAGGTCGGCGCCCGTACCGACCCGCTCCTGCCCAGGCGGGTCCTGCCTTCCGAGACAACGGTCCGCCGGCTGCTGGGCCGCATCGACGCCGACGCGCTGGACCGGGCAGTCGGACACTGGCTCGCAGACCGCTGCCCCAAGCCGGCCGGGCTACGCGGCCTCGCGGTGGACGGCAAGACCCTGCGGGGCGCGGCCAGGGCGAAGGGCCGGAAGATCCACTTGCTCGCCGCGCTCGACCACACCACCGGCCTGGTCCTGGCTCAACTGGACGTCGGGGAGAAGACCAACGAGATCACCTGCTTCCAGCCCCTGCTGGACACCGTCGCCGACCTGGCCAAAACCGTGGTGACCAGCGACGCGATGCACACCCAGCACGAGCACGCCACATACCTCCTCGGCCGCCGGGCCCACTACATCGTGATCGTGAAGGGCAATCAGAAGAAGCTGCGCAGACAGCTCAAGTCCCTTCCGTGGAAGGACATCCCGCTTCAGGGCCGCACCCGGGGCATCGGCCACGGCCGTTCGGAGATCCGCCGCATCAAGGTCGCCACCGTGAACAGCCTCCCCTTCCCCGGAACCCGCCAGGCCGTCCAGATCAAGCGCCGCCGAACCAACCGCAAGACCGGCAGGACCACCATCAAGACGGTCTACGCCGTCACCAGCCTGACCGCCGAGCAGGCCACCCCTGCCGAACTCGCCCAACTCGTCCGCGACCACTGGAAGATCGAAGCCCTGCACCACGTCCGCGACACCACCTTCGCCGAGGACGCCTCACAAGTGCGCACCGGCAACGCACCCCGCGCCATGGCCACCTGGCGCAACCTCGCCATCGGAGCCCTCCGAACAGCCGGAGCGAAGAACATCGCCGCCGGCCTCCGCCACAACGCCCGCAACCCCCATCGCCCCCTCACACTCCTCGGCCTCGGATGA
- a CDS encoding nucleotidyltransferase domain-containing protein yields the protein MDRLVEIANRLADVSGVVGVCLGGSRARGTHGPDSDFDLGLYYRAPLDTAALRLLAAELTGGPVEVTEPGGWGPWVDGGAWLTIDGHRVDWIYRDLDRVHRIWQQCQGGHFEVGAQPGHPLGVYSHAYAGEVALGRVLADPSGELQTLQEQTRLYPARLREALIGNAQWEAPFILAVARKGAARGDAFHVAGCLFRAVGLLVHALHAHERCWVLNEKGAVRAAGELAVAPADFVERAHTLLSALGTTPATLAAALDDADRLAAEVCDELAR from the coding sequence GTGGATCGCCTCGTGGAGATCGCGAATCGGCTGGCCGATGTCAGCGGTGTCGTTGGTGTGTGCCTGGGAGGCAGCCGGGCAAGGGGAACGCACGGTCCCGATTCCGACTTCGATCTGGGCTTGTACTACCGGGCGCCGCTGGATACTGCTGCTCTGCGCCTGCTGGCAGCCGAGCTGACGGGCGGGCCGGTGGAAGTAACCGAGCCAGGCGGCTGGGGACCGTGGGTGGACGGTGGTGCCTGGTTGACCATCGATGGCCATCGCGTCGACTGGATCTACCGCGACCTGGACCGGGTGCACCGCATCTGGCAACAGTGCCAGGGCGGGCACTTCGAGGTCGGTGCCCAGCCCGGCCACCCTCTGGGGGTGTACTCCCACGCCTATGCCGGTGAGGTGGCACTTGGGCGCGTCCTCGCCGACCCCAGCGGCGAGCTTCAAACCCTGCAGGAGCAGACTCGTCTGTATCCGGCACGGCTGCGCGAAGCGCTCATCGGCAACGCGCAATGGGAGGCGCCGTTCATCCTGGCCGTCGCCCGCAAAGGGGCAGCCCGCGGTGATGCCTTCCATGTCGCCGGTTGTCTCTTCCGCGCGGTCGGACTCCTCGTACATGCCCTCCACGCTCATGAAAGGTGTTGGGTGCTTAACGAAAAGGGAGCGGTGCGAGCCGCGGGAGAACTCGCCGTCGCCCCTGCGGACTTTGTCGAACGGGCTCACACGCTGCTTTCCGCGCTCGGCACCACCCCGGCCACTCTCGCTGCGGCCCTCGATGACGCCGACAGGCTTGCCGCCGAGGTTTGCGATGAGCTCGCACGATGA
- a CDS encoding helix-turn-helix transcriptional regulator: protein MSNGTPLGDFLRARREALKPQDVGLPEYGRRRVPGLRREEVAMLAGVSSDYYIRLEQGRENSPSSQVLEAVAQALKLDAEATDHLNRLCLTPSQRPHDWGEAEVSPQLLQLMDGWEHTPAFVLGPALDILAGNSLATALHSGFDGFDNLARNVFVDPAGREFYQEWERAAHSCVAELRAAFGHDPESARIAAVVAELSTDSEEFVGIWQLHDVKSKSQEGKHLKHPEVGDLHIDFAAFTVNGAPHQQLVVYQAEPASPTAAAFETLRAMAAEPKQAQANAGT, encoded by the coding sequence ATGAGCAATGGGACCCCTTTGGGAGATTTCCTCCGGGCCCGCCGCGAGGCCCTCAAGCCCCAGGACGTCGGTCTGCCCGAATACGGCCGACGCCGCGTGCCCGGACTGCGCAGGGAAGAAGTCGCGATGCTCGCCGGAGTCAGCTCCGACTACTACATCAGGCTGGAGCAGGGGCGCGAGAACAGCCCGTCCTCCCAAGTGCTGGAGGCCGTGGCACAGGCGCTGAAGTTGGACGCGGAGGCCACCGACCACCTGAACCGCCTCTGCCTCACGCCCTCGCAGCGCCCGCACGACTGGGGTGAGGCGGAGGTCAGCCCGCAGTTGTTGCAGCTGATGGACGGCTGGGAGCACACCCCGGCCTTCGTCCTCGGCCCGGCCCTCGACATCCTGGCGGGCAACTCCCTTGCCACGGCGCTCCACAGCGGATTCGACGGGTTCGACAACCTCGCCCGCAACGTGTTCGTCGATCCGGCGGGGCGCGAGTTCTACCAGGAATGGGAGCGAGCGGCGCATTCCTGCGTCGCCGAACTCAGGGCCGCCTTCGGCCACGATCCCGAATCGGCCCGTATCGCCGCGGTGGTCGCCGAACTGTCCACGGACAGCGAGGAGTTCGTCGGGATCTGGCAGCTGCACGACGTCAAGAGCAAGTCCCAGGAAGGCAAGCACCTCAAGCATCCCGAAGTCGGCGACCTGCACATCGACTTCGCGGCCTTCACGGTCAATGGCGCCCCGCATCAGCAACTGGTGGTCTACCAAGCCGAACCGGCCAGCCCGACGGCGGCTGCCTTCGAGACGCTGAGGGCCATGGCCGCCGAGCCGAAGCAGGCCCAGGCGAACGCCGGCACGTAA
- a CDS encoding helix-turn-helix transcriptional regulator, protein MDDDTRLDSVEGLGQFLRSRRERLSPMAAGLPSAGRRRVPGLRRDEVAALAGVSLSYYSRLEQGRELSPSLRVLEGMARVLQLGDEERRQLFRLAQPAGRRTKSPFRVERVRPHLRQLIESWTRTPAFIIGHAQDLLATNALTDALYRDFAQHDNVLRMLFLDPAAKTFYRNAERAKHRAVADLQQTAASTPEDPRILQLVGELSVRSGEFRSLWAREYTRVPPYDVKQMYHSSVGDLELRHEALNIRSAPGQQLVILQAEPGSPSADGLALLGCISAPEVPHQQDPAHGA, encoded by the coding sequence ATGGACGATGACACGCGCCTTGACTCGGTTGAAGGGCTGGGTCAGTTCCTGCGCTCCCGCAGGGAACGCCTCAGCCCCATGGCAGCCGGGCTGCCCAGCGCTGGCCGCCGAAGGGTGCCCGGCTTGCGGCGTGACGAGGTGGCGGCGCTCGCCGGTGTCAGCCTGAGCTACTACAGCCGGCTCGAGCAGGGCCGGGAACTCAGCCCCTCACTCCGGGTGCTGGAGGGCATGGCCCGTGTGCTGCAACTCGGGGATGAGGAGAGGCGGCAGCTCTTCCGGCTGGCCCAGCCCGCAGGACGCCGTACGAAGTCGCCCTTCCGGGTCGAGCGTGTCCGCCCGCACCTGCGGCAACTGATCGAAAGCTGGACCAGGACGCCCGCCTTCATCATCGGGCACGCCCAGGACCTGCTGGCGACCAACGCGTTGACCGATGCCCTCTACCGTGACTTCGCGCAGCACGACAACGTGCTGCGCATGCTCTTCCTGGACCCCGCGGCGAAGACCTTCTACCGGAACGCGGAGCGGGCCAAGCATCGTGCGGTCGCCGACCTTCAGCAGACCGCCGCGAGCACCCCCGAGGATCCCCGCATCCTGCAGCTCGTCGGCGAACTGTCGGTGCGCAGCGGCGAGTTCCGCTCCCTGTGGGCACGCGAGTACACCCGGGTCCCGCCCTACGACGTCAAGCAGATGTACCACTCCAGCGTGGGAGACCTGGAGTTGCGGCATGAGGCCCTCAACATCCGCAGCGCTCCGGGACAGCAGCTCGTGATCCTTCAGGCCGAGCCGGGCTCGCCCTCCGCGGACGGCCTGGCGCTGCTGGGCTGCATCAGCGCACCCGAAGTACCTCACCAGCAGGACCCCGCCCACGGCGCCTGA
- a CDS encoding MarR family winged helix-turn-helix transcriptional regulator, translating into MSEPRWLTPHQADVWAKYRRLRRELQRVQDQQLHQDSGLSAADYALLAPLSESADGLLRARDLGVEVGWERSRLSHQISRMEKRGLVTREACADDARGSMVRLTEKGREAIDAAVPKHAEYVRKLVFDPLTADEAHLFGDLMDRILDAVERNAR; encoded by the coding sequence ATGTCCGAACCGCGATGGCTCACCCCGCACCAAGCCGATGTCTGGGCGAAGTACCGGAGGCTGCGCCGCGAGCTCCAGCGGGTCCAGGATCAGCAGTTGCATCAGGATTCCGGCCTTTCGGCGGCGGACTACGCCCTCCTGGCGCCGTTGTCCGAGTCCGCCGACGGCCTGCTGCGGGCGAGGGATCTCGGAGTCGAGGTCGGCTGGGAACGCAGCCGTCTGTCCCACCAGATCAGCCGCATGGAGAAGCGGGGACTCGTCACGCGCGAGGCCTGTGCCGATGATGCCCGCGGCTCCATGGTGCGGCTCACGGAAAAGGGCCGGGAAGCGATCGATGCCGCCGTACCCAAACACGCGGAATACGTGCGGAAACTTGTTTTCGATCCGCTGACAGCCGACGAGGCACATCTTTTCGGTGACCTTATGGACCGAATTCTGGATGCCGTCGAGAGAAATGCGCGGTAA
- a CDS encoding SDR family NAD(P)-dependent oxidoreductase, which produces MATWFVTGASRGIGAEIAHAALAGGNNVVVAVRNPERVPDDLKNSGKVFAVALDVTDNDSTPQAVEAAVDRFGGIDVLVNNAGRGLLGALEEITDAEARSLFDLNVFGLINVTRAVLPVMRKQGSGRLVHIGSRSGFEGEPGVSLYSASKFAVAGISEALSAEMAPFGVQSMVVEPGVFRTDFLDASSLSVAANRIADYDDTPAHVTLDWIDRANHAQLGDPVKGAALIVEVASTDKLPTHLYLGRDTLERLEVKYQQVQDDLAPWREKSAATAHSDVA; this is translated from the coding sequence ATGGCTACGTGGTTTGTCACCGGCGCCTCCCGCGGAATCGGTGCGGAAATCGCCCACGCCGCCCTGGCAGGCGGTAACAATGTCGTGGTCGCCGTACGGAATCCGGAGCGCGTGCCGGACGATCTGAAGAACTCCGGCAAGGTCTTCGCGGTCGCCCTGGACGTCACGGACAACGACAGCACCCCGCAGGCGGTCGAGGCCGCCGTGGACCGGTTCGGCGGCATCGACGTCCTGGTCAACAACGCCGGCCGCGGCTTGCTCGGCGCGTTGGAGGAGATCACCGACGCGGAGGCCCGGTCGCTGTTCGACCTCAATGTCTTCGGCCTGATCAACGTCACCCGTGCCGTACTGCCCGTCATGCGCAAGCAGGGGTCCGGCAGGCTGGTGCACATCGGCTCCCGCTCGGGCTTCGAGGGCGAGCCCGGCGTCAGCCTGTACTCCGCGTCGAAGTTCGCGGTCGCCGGCATCAGTGAAGCTCTCTCCGCCGAAATGGCGCCGTTCGGTGTCCAGTCGATGGTGGTCGAACCGGGCGTCTTCCGCACCGACTTCCTCGACGCCAGCTCTCTGTCGGTCGCCGCGAACCGCATCGCCGACTACGACGACACCCCCGCCCACGTGACGCTGGACTGGATCGACCGGGCCAACCACGCCCAGCTCGGCGACCCCGTCAAGGGCGCCGCCCTCATCGTCGAGGTGGCGTCCACCGACAAGCTGCCCACGCATCTCTACCTCGGGCGCGACACCCTGGAGCGGCTCGAGGTCAAGTACCAGCAGGTGCAGGACGACCTCGCCCCGTGGCGCGAGAAGTCCGCCGCCACCGCGCACAGCGACGTCGCCTGA
- a CDS encoding winged helix-turn-helix domain-containing protein, whose amino-acid sequence MRVLVLEDDPDLGPVVAAQLRGAGFAVDLARTLAEADLKLSVNSYDCVVADRSVPDGDSLTLLAAHRRNGSALPFLLLTALDAVSDRVAGFEHGADDYLVKPFAFAELVVRVRALCRREQPARLPVLRAGDLEVDLPRRRVSRAGVLLSLSAKEFAVLELLMLRAGEVVTRTELIESCWDEASEPMSNVVDVLIGQLRRRLGPPDPIGTVRGVGYRLGDEAQA is encoded by the coding sequence ATGCGCGTATTGGTCTTGGAGGACGACCCCGACCTGGGGCCCGTCGTCGCTGCTCAGCTGCGTGGTGCGGGGTTCGCGGTGGACCTCGCGCGGACGCTGGCCGAAGCGGATCTCAAGCTCTCCGTCAACAGCTACGACTGTGTCGTGGCCGACCGCTCGGTTCCGGACGGTGACTCGCTCACGCTCCTCGCGGCACATCGGCGGAACGGATCGGCGCTGCCCTTTCTGCTGCTGACGGCGCTGGACGCGGTGAGCGACCGGGTGGCCGGCTTCGAACACGGGGCGGACGACTATCTGGTCAAGCCCTTCGCCTTCGCCGAACTGGTCGTACGGGTACGTGCGTTGTGCCGCAGGGAGCAGCCCGCGCGGCTGCCGGTGCTGCGGGCGGGTGATCTGGAGGTCGATCTGCCACGGCGCCGTGTGTCCAGGGCCGGGGTGCTGCTCAGCCTGTCGGCCAAGGAGTTCGCGGTCCTTGAGCTGCTGATGCTGCGCGCGGGCGAGGTGGTGACACGCACCGAGCTGATCGAGAGCTGCTGGGACGAGGCGAGTGAGCCGATGTCCAACGTGGTGGACGTCCTGATCGGCCAGCTGCGACGGCGGCTCGGGCCGCCCGATCCGATCGGGACGGTGCGCGGCGTCGGCTACCGGCTGGGCGACGAGGCGCAGGCGTGA
- a CDS encoding sensor histidine kinase, protein MIRRGKASSLSPAVARLRRTRRLMTLLFASTTAACLVVLATVAVRIDAGSRRSGLDHEAGSRAVGLSRAVWFDAGTLHLDPLSEDELAQGAQVLAVLQAAPGESPSLRNVVPARSALPGQDRLDQVWQSVLEEQDTVLVSAPSADGGRLRWAAAPVWDGDRIGAAVLVGTELARSEHDHEVLVRWLALGCTALVCCAAAVGHLLSGRAMRPALRGLGQQEQFLAEAAHELRTPLATLRLVVERGGSSDEALRLVDRLSRLVTGLLARARMEAGAHRAELVPLRLDQLVETTVDELPDHESVTVSSEPVVVLGDPDLLAQAVRNLVENAQRHGGPAGSPVEVTIAPGLVTVRDHGAGVPLADRDRVFARGVTGGSGAASGTGAGLAIVRWVAELHHGTAHLADAPGGGLIAELRLPTHTAHASSSSSSHEGPGTVGA, encoded by the coding sequence GTGATCCGCCGGGGCAAGGCGTCCTCCCTCTCCCCCGCCGTGGCCCGGCTGCGGCGCACCCGTCGGTTGATGACCCTCCTGTTCGCCTCGACGACCGCCGCCTGTCTCGTCGTACTCGCCACCGTCGCCGTCCGCATCGATGCCGGATCCCGCCGCTCCGGCCTCGACCACGAGGCCGGCAGCCGCGCCGTCGGCCTGTCGCGGGCGGTCTGGTTCGACGCGGGGACGCTGCACCTGGACCCGCTGAGTGAGGACGAACTCGCCCAGGGCGCACAGGTGTTGGCCGTGCTGCAGGCGGCGCCGGGCGAATCGCCGTCGCTTCGGAACGTCGTTCCCGCGCGCTCCGCGCTGCCCGGTCAGGACCGGCTCGACCAGGTCTGGCAGAGCGTCCTGGAGGAACAGGACACCGTCCTCGTCAGCGCCCCTTCCGCAGACGGCGGGCGGCTGAGGTGGGCGGCGGCTCCGGTCTGGGACGGAGACCGGATCGGTGCGGCCGTGCTGGTGGGCACGGAGTTGGCGCGCAGCGAACACGATCACGAGGTACTGGTTCGCTGGTTGGCGCTCGGCTGCACGGCTCTGGTCTGCTGCGCGGCGGCCGTCGGCCATCTTCTGTCGGGCCGGGCCATGCGGCCCGCTCTGCGCGGGCTGGGGCAGCAGGAGCAGTTCCTGGCCGAAGCGGCACACGAGCTGCGGACGCCGCTGGCCACGTTGCGGCTCGTGGTGGAGCGGGGTGGTTCTTCCGACGAGGCGCTACGGCTGGTGGACCGGCTGAGCCGACTGGTCACCGGGCTGCTCGCCAGGGCCCGTATGGAGGCCGGTGCACACCGGGCCGAGCTGGTACCCCTGCGTCTCGACCAGTTGGTGGAGACCACGGTCGATGAGCTGCCGGACCATGAGAGCGTCACCGTGAGCTCCGAGCCGGTGGTGGTGCTCGGGGATCCCGACCTGCTGGCCCAGGCGGTACGGAACCTGGTGGAGAACGCCCAGAGGCATGGCGGCCCGGCCGGGTCGCCGGTGGAGGTCACCATCGCACCGGGCCTGGTCACGGTCCGCGACCATGGGGCGGGCGTGCCGCTCGCCGACCGGGATCGAGTCTTCGCCCGGGGTGTCACCGGGGGTTCCGGAGCCGCCTCGGGAACGGGGGCGGGGCTCGCGATCGTCCGCTGGGTCGCCGAGCTGCATCACGGCACCGCTCACCTCGCGGACGCGCCCGGAGGCGGTTTGATCGCCGAGCTCAGGCTGCCGACGCACACGGCCCACGCGTCGTCCTCATCTTCATCTCATGAAGGCCCCGGCACCGTGGGCGCATGA